From Lewinellaceae bacterium:
CGTGATCGAAGGTAAAATGGGCTATCAGTTCCAGGGAGAAAAACCCCAATACGCCGGCCCGGCCGAGTCGGTCGTTTTTAAACGGGGCAAGCCCCACCGGTTCTGGAACGCCGGCCAGGAAGTGCTCCACTGCGAGGGCTGGCTCAAACCGGCCAACACCATCGTTTTCTTCCTCAGCGCGCTTTACGATGCCCAGAATAAATCCGGAAAGGGAGAACCGGAACTCTTCGACGGTGCCTACCTCCTGACGCGCTACCGTTCGGAATATGGCATGCCGGAAATGCCTGGATTTGTTCGGAACTTCATCATCCCCACGGCATATTTTATAGGTAAACTGATGGGTAAATACCAGAAGTTCGAGGGGGCGCCGGCGCCGG
This genomic window contains:
- a CDS encoding cupin domain-containing protein, producing the protein MKFELPHTIENVLGEKLIFKSIIQEPDGDKVLAEAFVQPGAGPAMHVHYKQDESFTVIEGKMGYQFQGEKPQYAGPAESVVFKRGKPHRFWNAGQEVLHCEGWLKPANTIVFFLSALYDAQNKSGKGEPELFDGAYLLTRYRSEYGMPEMPGFVRNFIIPTAYFIGKLMGKYQKFEGAPAPVR